CGGACATCCGGGGGCGAGCGACCTGGGGCAGGTTTTCATCGGTGTAGGGATGGGCCCAGGAAAGGACGTGCCCTCGATGTCGATTGACATCGAACGCCAGGTGGACTCGCGCGCCTGTGTCGTGCGGGTCGAGGGCGAGATCGACATCTCCGTCGTCCCCGAGATGCGTGAGGCGCTGGACGCGGCGCTCCAGGGCGGCTACGTGAACGTCGTCATCGACCTCTCGGGCGTGACGTACGCGGACAGCTCCGCGCTCGGGCTGCTCGTCTGGCTGGATCATCGGCTCTCGCCGCGCGGCGGCAAGCTCGTGCTGGCAGGCGCCAACTCCGACGTGACGCGCATCCTCGAGCTCTCGGGCCTCATATCGGTGGCGCCGAGCGTGAGCGCCTCTCCCAACCTCGGGTCCGCGCTGGAGGGGCTGGAGCTCAGGGAGGTGCCGCCGGAGCCCCTGTGGACGCAGACGCTGGACATCCCGGCGAC
Above is a window of Coriobacteriia bacterium DNA encoding:
- a CDS encoding anti-sigma factor antagonist (This anti-anti-sigma factor, or anti-sigma factor antagonist, belongs to a family that includes characterized members SpoIIAA, RsbV, RsfA, and RsfB.) — protein: MSIDIERQVDSRACVVRVEGEIDISVVPEMREALDAALQGGYVNVVIDLSGVTYADSSALGLLVWLDHRLSPRGGKLVLAGANSDVTRILELSGLISVAPSVSASPNLGSALEGLELREVPPEPLWTQTLDIPATTDNLAETRNRVVALLSPLDVAEASLFDIKVAVGEALANAVRHGSPRGQEDMISIEVSAAEDRITIRVTDAGEGFNGIAQCNRDVYASSGRGIMFMRALMDRVEFASCDDGGTMVTLVKHLPPQGVDR